The Rosa rugosa chromosome 1, drRosRugo1.1, whole genome shotgun sequence genomic sequence TAATGCACATTGTCTCTCACTTAGTCATTTTCAACACTTAGATAGTCTTCGAGAAAAACAGCAAAAGCAAAacctatcttcttcttctcaaagcAGAACCCGTCTTCTTCTCTTACAAAATTGAACCCATCTTCTTCTCATAAAGAATTGAACCCATCTTCTTCTCTTAAAgaattgaacccaaaatgacTGGGTTGGGATTCATGGCAATACTTGACCTTACTGCAATCGAGAAATCCAATTCGTTCGATCAAAGTCACTGTTCTTCTCTTTCGGCTCAAGCCTTCGTCGGCCGATTGCCGCTTCACCGTTGCCACCGACCACCGCGACGCTGCTATACCGTACTATAACTCACTCAAATCGCTTTCTCCGATTTTCGATCTGTTTCTGTAATTGATGACCGGAGTTGATATTTTTGTGATTCAGGAGGAGGCGCTAAAGAGAGAGATCGGAGATCTGAAAATGGAGGCTGTGCGGGAGCATATGAGGTGCTTAAGAGAATAGGTTGCttgatttgatttcttgttAAGTACAGTAGGGTGAAATATTGATATGGATGTAGTTGGGCTCAAGTAGTGCCATACGCTTTCACCCGCAAGGCCAAATAGGTGCTTCGTCTCCATCAAGACCACCTTGGGCGACGACTTCTAAGGCCAGATCATCCCCACCCTCCaacatcctcatcctcatccttcATATCCATcactaattttttcttttgaatttgatttctcTGCTAACCCTAGAAATGTAAAAATGTGAtcttgcatcgatttcatcctTAACTTTTGGGATTCGAAAGAAGGGCCTATGCGGAACATCAGGCTACTGAAGGCCAACTATTTCAAGAAGTTGAGCAATCTAGGTTAAGCCGAAGACTCGCTTGACATTAAGAACTTTTACCTTGATCTTAATAGTCTCAGAGCCAGAGAGGAATCAGCTATCAGGTAATTTGTTTGCTACCCAATTTGGAATTTTGTTGAGTGCTTGTTAATCTAAGTGAACTACCCGATTTGGAATTTTAGTTTGAATGATTGTTAAGTTTTGGTGTGGTTGATTGTAGAAGCTTTCAGTCCTTCTAGTTCTTCTCTGAAATAGGTCTTGTAATTGTAGCATATATAGATAAAGGTTCATAATTTTGTGAGTAGAATGGTTGAATTGTACTGTTATCAGTTGCGAATTGGGTAGAGCCTTTTGTAATTCGATAGAGATTGTTGTACGCAAAGACGAAACTTCATGTTATTTTAAGCCCTATGTCCCTGCCTCTGTAATAATTTCTTCAATTCTGTCTTCTATTTCCTTTAATTGGGTCCAAAAAGAGGGGCAGTGCCCCGCCTCCGATTCACGGAATAAGTAAAATAATGTTAAAAGTAGTGGTATTTCACTTTCGCCcgaagtcccccaagtatactACACCTCTCAAGTCATTTCACAAAGTCGGACTAGAGTCAAGCTCAACAAGGTCTTCTTTCCCCGCTGATTTTGCCAAGCCCGTTCCCTTGGCTGTGGTTTCGCTGGATAGTAGACAGGGACAGTGGGAATCTCGTTAATCCATTCATGCTTGTCACTAATTAGATGACGAGGCATTTGGCTACCTTAAGAGAGTCATAGTTACTCCCGCCGTTTACCCGCGCTTGGTTGAATTTATTCACTTTGACATTCAGAGCACTGGGCAGAAATCACATTGCGTTAACATCCGCAGGGACCATCGCAATGCTTTGTTTTAATTAAACAGTCGGATTCCCCTTGTCCGTACCAGTTCTGAGTCGACTGTTGAACGCCCGGGGAAAGCCCCCGAATGAGGGTTCCCAGTCCGTCCCCCGGCCGGCACGCGGCGACCCGCTCTCGACGCGGAAGCAGCTCGAGCAGTTCACCGATAGCCGACGGGTTCGGGACTGGGacccccgtgcccagccctcagAGCCAATCCTTTTCCCGAGGTTacggatccattttgccgacttCCCTTGCCTACATTGTTCCATTGACCAGAGGCTGTTCACCTTGGAGACCTGATGCGGTTATGAGTACGACCGGACGTGAATGACACTCGGTCCTCCAGATTTTCAAGGGCCGCCGGGGGCGCACCGAACACCACGCGACGTGCGGTGCTCTTCCAGCCGCTGGACCCTACCTCCGGCTGAGCTGTTTCCAGGGTGGGCAGGCTGTTAAACAGAAAATATAACTCTTCCCGAGGCCCCCGCCGACGTCTCCGGACTCCCTAACGTTGCCGTCAACCACCACGTCCCGGTTCAGGAATTTTAAcccatccatcatatgaaaattgcatcattacattaaattaaacatcttttacacaaaatttgggttagggacacaaccctaacccccaacaaggaaattactcacaacccataattatgaacatcaaagataTAAAATTCAAAGGGAAAAGagtatagaagtgtaggagaaaacaagaataatcacaaatagctaataaagctagcatgactaatcttgaattacaactcccacaattacccaagtcttgaatcgTGTAGAGGTAGAAGCCTTTAATGAATtcttgaagctttgggtgagtaaatccttcaaatccctaaaataaaactaaagaaaatatggaaaatggaggagaagaggatgggagaagagaatgagagcagcccaaaggctgCCCCCTGTTTTGGTGTAGTGCGGCTGCTGTAGGTGTTGTTCTCCCTCCTGTTAGAATAGGATAGGAAATATATATCTGGACTCTGGTGGCTCTCGGTAATGTGGCTGCAAAAAGGCCGTGAATAGGGATAAGGGCTACGTGGCAAGAAAAGTGAGGGGGAGAGAAAAAAATCTTGCCGCGCGTGAAGAACAGATGGACGTGTGGTGTCTGAGGTGAGAATCATGGTTTAATTAAACCATGGGATGCCACGTGTCAAAGCTGGATTGGTTTTCAACCAATTATGCAAATCTGCACGTGCATGCTTGTGGCTTAACTCCTTACTTAATTAACCAAATCATTGATTAATTAACCAAATCAATAATTAATCAATCAAATTAGTGATTAAttaagacttcttcaatttcctccctcttcttcttgcaATTGCAAGCACATGCCCACAACTAGGCCTGGGCATTttagcccgaaagcccgaaaacccggatTGGATCGATCCGGACCGTCGGGTTTGGGCCGggctttgacaaaaaaaaaacagaaaaactaaAGGCCCGGACCATTAGACTTTtaacgggccggtcccgggcctTGGAATCCAATTACCCtaaagcccgaaaacccgaacACCCCTTATATCCCCTTTCAAATTTTTCATTTTATCCCCTTATATCCCctaattttctgaattttctaattttttcccGATCCCTCTCTACTCTATCTTCGAAGAAAAGAACCATATATCTCCAGATTTCAATCCAATCCCTTAATCGAACCCAGCCTTCAATCCCATTCAATCCCCTTCTTCAATAAAAATCTGATTTCTCAACCCCATCTTCGAAAAACAGAATGGTGGAAATTCTCCGTAGTAGAGCAAGTTTGACTATACAGCCCGACACACAGCCCTCTATGTAGCTCTACCCAAGACCTTTCGGTGCCATCACAAGAACGAAGGAGACCCGCAAAAACCTATTTTGAATAGGTAGGGGAAGATGGCATGTAAGTGTAAGGGGAGGGCATCCTCGCAGAGCTGGTTGCAAGTCCTAGAAGAGGGGGCTACTGACTGAGAGAAGTGGCTAGATTTGTTACAGAGGCCAAGAACCTAACCGCACCTCAAAGATAAGAGGGAAGATCCACTAAATGGCTAGTCTGTGCAAGAAGTGGTCTTTTTGAGGTTTTATGCCGTGGGTTGAGGTTAGTCTGgtgaaagattgaaactttgaggGTTCTTGGTGTTGGGTCTTTGCAAAGACTGtaactttgtgtttgtgaagGGTTTGCTGTTTGCATTTGGTGAATGGTGGTTTTGTATATTGGTTGAGTTGAATTCTGGGTTTTAGTTGGATAACTTTTTGTTTCTAGTTTTGAGCTTCTGTATGTGGGAATTTGAGTATGGTTAAAAGTCTGAAAATGATGAAGGTAAGCAAATTTGAAAATCTGAAAATGAAGGTAAGCAAAATTGgacttttgggcccgaaaacccgGCAGGACCGGCCCGGGCCTATTTGGTCCGGTCCTTCACGGTCCCTATAACTAAAAAACATTATTTGAGCCCGGCCTGGAAAAAACGGGCTCGGTCCCGGGCCTAGCAAATTGACATGCggtcccggcccgtgcccagccctacccACAACTATGCGTAATTGCTTTATGCTTCTTCCCTGGCTTTGACCGTGGTTGACCGCATCAAGAACTTCGtcattttgtcggaaactctaatttgctccaattttgcacCATTTTCTCAcgtttccgcaactccgcttattttctacaaaataaataaaaatgaattaatcacatattaattgacatgagGATTGACTTAATTCTAGTGCtttagatataattatacgCATATAAATGCATATAATCAGATACCTAAATATGAAGTTGTAAAGTTATAGGTTGCATGGTTATGTATGCTTGTGATGCATTTGTTGTGCAtataccggatgcatgccataggcgagGCTAGtcatgtcgtggggcccacctacGAGGTTGTttcttatgcttggcggtatgtgatataggcAGTATGTACAATTTCTATTAAGTGTGTTATTATATCCATGCCTCATTCACCAAAATTATTAACTGATCCTTTTGATATAATAAACTGATTTCAGTAAGAGAGGAGAGGCAGCAGCCAATACACCTAAGTGGATATTGATCAAGTGCGAAATGAGTGGGGGAAGTTTGTCGTCAACACATATGTGCACGAGTCATGAAGTAACGCACTTGTTGCTGGTACATTTTAGATAAGGAAAGCAtcttttttgtgcttctctgctggtacactgtcatgcaccatgtgtagcatgttttggaacaatatatatgtgtatcagctttttgatgtcccaagtagatgggcatgcactagaatgcttttcttgtgtaaaatgttggtttcaatgattgggaaatgcaccccttttgcttttgaagtttaaagtattggttatatgaatcatttgatggtttgcaatgtttgtatttgatagagtactgttcatttggtaaatggaccacaatctaattcaggaatgggatgttcaaatgatcacacaacagattagaTATAATGATCActgcctgttgtctgaatgaccaaaaatgggacaaaaacacattgtaatcaatcatatcacacatcggtttttaacgaatcagtgtcttctgatttatactcagacaacataattaattgaactctgttgtcctaaaagttaatcacacaacagaattaattgaactctgttgtcgtaaaagttaatcacacaacagaaccaattgaactctgttgtcctaaagttaatcacacaacagatatagtccaagaactgaagtttgaagatcaatcagacaacagacaaaataaaaaaatgttgtctgacacgcttaacatacaacagcttaaaactggcactgttgtctgaagacagcGCCTCAACTGCTACGCAGCTGcgcttggcatctgccgagctatcacacaacagttataacacatatctgttgtctgtgtgtttctcacaactgtgttccaccgttgtctgatttttcatcagacaacggctcactctacaacggtggGTCTCCAAATCCCACAACGGTTTTCTACCGTTGTCTGATAagatttttggtgtagtgcgtGTTGACAAATGGATGATACTAATTGATAGGTTGAACCGTTGAAGGTGCTGCCACCGTTGAAGGTGCTGCCTATAACTCACAAATAGAAAATGAACACGGTAGCCTTGATGCCAGTACCCATCTTGACTAATCAACAGAGGTCACCATCTCGATTGTAAGCTAATAATCGATCTCACGCAATATATTAGTTGAATGACGTATTTCATTATTCAAAAACTATTCTACCTAAGTTCAACCAGGCCAGAAGCTATATATACATTCATAATATCCTCTTTTGATTCAACAGCTTAATTTGAGTGCATAATTAATATCGATCATAGATCTCCAATGTCTCTCTTAATGCTCCAAATACCTCTGTTCACTTCTCTCTTGATCCTGGTTATTGTTTGGAAGAAATCCAAAGTCAGATCAGGCCCTAGGAAGTCTCCACCAGGGCCATGGAAGCTGCCTATTATCGGAAACTTGCATCAGTTGGCTACTGGTAATCCACTACCACATCATGCATTGAGAGACTTGGCCAAGAAACATGGACCTATTATGCACCTAAAACTGGGTCAGGTGGAGGCTACTGTAATTTCTTCCTCCAAAGCTGCAGAAGAGGTCTTGAAGACACATGAGCTCACTTTTGCTCAGAGGCCTTTGGTTTTGGCTGTAGAAGTCATGTCCTTTGCTCAATCAAGCATTGTGTTTTCTCCTTATGGTGATTACTGGAGACAGATGCGCAAGGTTTGTGTTCTCAAACTCTTCAACACTAAACGTGTACAGTCTTTCAGATCTATCAGAGAAGAAGAGGTTTTGAATTTCATCGAATCCATTCATTCTTCATCATCAAAGGGACTTACTCCCATCAACTTCAGTGAGAAGATCTCCAGCTTGACAAATGGGATAGTGTCGAGGGCAGCGCTTGGTCAAAAGTGCAAAGATGAAAAGGAGTTTACTTCATGGCTCGAGGAAGCTACACAACTAGCTGCAGGCTTTGACATACCTGACTTGTTTCCTTCTCTCAGGTTTCTTGGTTATGTTACTGGGACAATACCTAAGATGAAGAAGATGCGAAACAAGCTCGAAAAGATTCTTGAGAGGATCATCAATGATCACAAGATCAAAAATCAAGGCAATGAGGTTAACAAGCCGGAGGAAGATTTTGTTGACGTACTTCTAAAACTTCAGGAGTCCAAGGAGCTTGAAGTAACAACCGATCAGATCAAAGATGTAATTATGGTAAGTTTATATCACTTGCACAGTTGCATATAATCATAAAATTTGTTTACCAAATTATGTTGATCAAATTTGTTTGCTTGAGGGGTGCCGAACCGccctttttctcaaaaaaaaaaaaaaattgatttgatCAGTATTAATTGGCAGAgtcaatattttatttttctcgatTAAAGCTCACACCCAAGCTTGCTATTTTTGTGCGTTACTATAGTTTTGACTTGTTTGAGACAATTTCTTGAAAACATTGCCTTATTGATATAGAAAAACTCAAACCCCAACTTGCTTTATTTCCCTAGTACTCAAATATTTGGCTACTAAATATACAGACATGAGCACGTGTTTAGGATGTATTAGTGTTTGAATTAATTTTTCCCTTTTGGTTAGTTTGGAGCTCATCCATATTCCCCCTATATatgagaaaattagaaaaaaaaacccaaaaaatgaagctcttattaagaaaaactcattcatatattttcttttaatctatacccattcacataattaaacattccttataggttttaagtctataattaagttttttcacctttttttagtttgactattttacccttctgattaaataaggaaaatattcctcaaatatagcttttttttttttttttgaatttaaatatggcatcagctgttataaacacaaattagaatttaatacaatcaatttattttccctGATTTAAAAACggttaattgccttaattattgtatatctcttcctttctgatttgatctatatatttgccattttttagtagatatgtttgtgtagatattcctatttTAGATATCTCAACGTGATTAATCGCCTTAATTATATATGccatattttaggagatatgtttgtgtagatattccttatttaaaaagattaattgccttaattattgtatatctcttcctttcagatttgatctatatatttgctaaTTTTTAGTAGATATGATTGTGTAGATATACCTATTAGATTTCGTAGATTTCTCAACGTGCTTCAACATCCTTTTGTGGAGATATTCCTATTATTAGATAGCACCTAAACTCTAGGTGGGAGTATTCTTTagccatcaagaacttgtagaatctattgagaaacaatgAGAGGAAACCTATTCAATAGCATAAACCCTGagaa encodes the following:
- the LOC133726761 gene encoding desmethyl-deoxy-podophyllotoxin synthase-like — its product is MSLLMLQIPLFTSLLILVIVWKKSKVRSGPRKSPPGPWKLPIIGNLHQLATGNPLPHHALRDLAKKHGPIMHLKLGQVEATVISSSKAAEEVLKTHELTFAQRPLVLAVEVMSFAQSSIVFSPYGDYWRQMRKVCVLKLFNTKRVQSFRSIREEEVLNFIESIHSSSSKGLTPINFSEKISSLTNGIVSRAALGQKCKDEKEFTSWLEEATQLAAGFDIPDLFPSLRFLGYVTGTIPKMKKMRNKLEKILERIINDHKIKNQGNEVNKPEEDFVDVLLKLQESKELEVTTDQIKDVIMDIFSAGSETTATTIEWAMSELMRNPSVMNKAQAELRKLLEGKPKIEEVDVQNLDYLKAVVKETLRLHPPGTLLPRESRESCEISGYAIPAKTKVLINEWAIGRDPECWIDAESFKPERFMHGSKSNVDFKGFDFEFIPFGAGRRICPGMSFGVSIIEVALSQLLYHFDWELGNGIKPDELDMSEAFGITCRRKHDLYVIATPHRFPALHNA